The Leadbettera azotonutricia ZAS-9 genome has a window encoding:
- a CDS encoding integrase catalytic domain-containing protein gives MGLTMKEKQALAREISKRYRKAGKKGKTAILDEFVQNTGYNRKYALHLLANWGRTELVRLAGRVVKLKADAFKKRKAGGGRKPVYQAATIKALKLIWEFFDYMCGKRLSPFLREQMPFLNPCKEFGITKEVKAQLLAISPATIDRKLKPERKKLELKGRSATRPGGLLKHQIPIRVFYAWDERKPGFFELDTVVHDGGNASGEFCCTLNATDVYSGWVELRALLNKAHRWVKEEVSLFPSQFPFPLLGIDSDNGGEFINYQLKAWCDEHRVQFTRSRSYHKNDNCFVEQKNDMTVRRTVGYYRYDTLQARDALAEVYRHLCPLLNYFYPSEKIIAKERIGARVKKVYDKPKSPYRRLLESPDLPDIFKNELRRRAARLNPVKQKRLVNHALMALFELQSQKSLAASALEDI, from the coding sequence ATGGGGTTAACGATGAAAGAGAAACAGGCGCTTGCCAGAGAAATCAGCAAGCGGTATCGCAAAGCCGGGAAAAAGGGCAAGACCGCTATCCTGGACGAGTTTGTCCAGAACACAGGGTACAACCGGAAATACGCCCTGCACCTTTTGGCGAATTGGGGGAGAACGGAACTGGTCAGACTGGCCGGAAGGGTTGTTAAGCTCAAGGCCGATGCGTTTAAAAAACGAAAAGCAGGGGGAGGGCGGAAGCCGGTCTACCAGGCGGCAACGATAAAAGCCCTCAAACTGATTTGGGAGTTCTTTGATTACATGTGCGGGAAAAGGCTTTCCCCCTTCCTCCGGGAACAGATGCCTTTCCTCAATCCCTGCAAGGAGTTTGGCATCACCAAGGAGGTAAAGGCGCAGCTGCTTGCCATAAGCCCCGCCACCATCGACCGGAAGCTCAAGCCTGAACGGAAGAAGCTGGAATTAAAAGGACGGAGCGCCACACGGCCCGGCGGCCTCCTCAAGCACCAGATCCCCATCCGTGTCTTTTATGCCTGGGATGAGAGGAAACCGGGCTTTTTTGAGCTGGATACGGTGGTTCATGACGGCGGAAACGCCTCAGGCGAGTTCTGCTGTACCCTCAATGCCACCGATGTCTATTCAGGCTGGGTGGAGCTCCGCGCCCTCCTCAACAAGGCCCATCGCTGGGTTAAAGAGGAGGTGTCTCTCTTCCCCTCCCAGTTTCCCTTCCCCCTTTTGGGCATCGACAGCGATAACGGCGGGGAGTTCATTAATTACCAGCTCAAGGCATGGTGTGACGAACACCGCGTCCAGTTCACCCGCAGCCGTTCCTACCACAAGAACGACAACTGCTTCGTGGAGCAGAAAAACGACATGACCGTCCGCAGGACCGTGGGGTACTATCGCTATGACACCCTCCAGGCCAGAGACGCCCTGGCCGAGGTCTACCGCCATCTCTGTCCCCTGCTCAACTATTTTTACCCTTCAGAAAAAATAATCGCCAAGGAGCGGATAGGGGCCAGGGTCAAGAAGGTGTACGACAAACCCAAGTCGCCCTACAGGCGCCTCTTGGAATCCCCTGACCTTCCTGATATTTTTAAGAACGAGCTTCGACGCAGGGCTGCCCGTCTCAATCCGGTCAAGCAGAAACGCCTGGTCAACCATGCACTGATGGCTCTCTTCGAGCTTCAGAGCCAGAAGTCCCTTGCTGCTTCGGCTCTTGAAGATATTTAG